A window from Candidatus Angelobacter sp. encodes these proteins:
- the gyrA gene encoding DNA gyrase subunit A — MSEAKDPNDLPVSNTPLFAANEKIAKINVAEEIKNSFLDYSMSVIISRALPDVRDGLKPSQRRILYAMHDLSLFPNRQHRKCAKICGDTSGNYHPHGEAVIYPTLVHMAQPWAMRERLVDGKGNFGSIEDDPPAAMRYTEARMTHLGAALMQDMDKETVDFVPNYDETRTEPTVFPAAFPNLLINGGTGIAVGMATNIPPHNLGEIIDGVCAQIDNPDIALPQLLKFIKGPDFPTGGMVCGMEGIKQYFQTGRGSLKIRGKVGVEQLKGGREQLIITEIPYNVNRAALEERIAQLVNEKVIADIAAMRNESDENTRLVIELKRDAIPKVVINNLYKHTQLETSFAVNMLAIDHGRPKTLNLKELINCYIEHRREVVVRRTKFELRKAEDRAEVLEGYLIALANLDEFIHLIRSSNNREEAKIKLLAFEFTRAQVQGFGLRLRNEARFNNGRYSLSETQVGAILDLRLYQLTGLEIDKVEAEYKTLLETIRDLMDILAKEARVLAIIKSELKEIKEKYATPRLTDLVPDEGEIAIEDLIANEGVIITLTHNGLIKRTNTSSYRAQRRGGKGVIGMTTRDGSAVDGEEADFIEHLFTASTHDYLMFFTNTGRVYVERVHEIPDMGRAAKGRSIANLLELKTGETVAALIRILAKSGPNNDDQTWQQPGFIFFATKRGTVKKTALDEFANIRKGGIIAIGIEPGDALIDVKSTTGQSEVVLITRDGMSIRFGEEDVRSMGRPATGVRGINLEKDDAVVAAAVVVSDATLLVAGEQGVGKRTSFEEYRKQSRGGKGIITMKTTEKTGAVVGALTVKDEDEIMLITVGGQMVRTSVKDIRETGRNTQGVKLINLETGDKLQAIAPVISEEKGDADENPAQQ, encoded by the coding sequence ATGTCTGAAGCAAAAGACCCGAACGATCTGCCGGTCAGCAACACCCCTTTGTTTGCGGCAAATGAAAAGATAGCCAAAATCAACGTCGCGGAAGAGATCAAGAATTCGTTCCTCGACTACTCCATGTCGGTGATCATTTCCCGCGCACTGCCGGACGTGCGTGACGGGCTCAAGCCTTCGCAGCGACGCATCCTTTACGCGATGCACGATCTGTCGCTTTTTCCGAACCGACAACATCGCAAATGCGCAAAGATCTGCGGTGATACAAGCGGCAACTACCATCCGCACGGTGAAGCGGTGATTTATCCCACTCTCGTGCACATGGCGCAACCGTGGGCCATGCGCGAGCGGCTCGTGGACGGCAAGGGTAACTTCGGTTCGATTGAGGATGATCCGCCTGCGGCCATGCGTTACACAGAGGCGCGCATGACGCATCTGGGCGCGGCCCTCATGCAGGACATGGACAAGGAGACGGTGGATTTTGTCCCGAACTATGACGAGACTCGGACGGAGCCGACCGTGTTTCCAGCGGCTTTCCCCAATCTATTGATCAATGGAGGCACGGGTATCGCAGTGGGCATGGCGACGAACATCCCGCCGCACAATCTGGGTGAGATCATTGACGGGGTCTGCGCCCAGATCGACAACCCGGACATCGCCCTGCCGCAGCTGCTCAAGTTCATCAAGGGGCCGGATTTCCCGACCGGGGGCATGGTTTGTGGCATGGAAGGGATCAAGCAGTATTTCCAGACGGGTCGGGGTAGTCTCAAGATCCGCGGCAAGGTAGGAGTCGAACAACTCAAAGGAGGGCGCGAACAGCTGATTATCACGGAGATTCCGTACAACGTCAACCGGGCGGCTCTGGAGGAGCGTATCGCTCAATTGGTGAATGAGAAGGTGATCGCGGATATCGCGGCGATGCGGAACGAGTCGGACGAAAACACGCGACTGGTGATTGAGTTGAAGCGGGACGCCATCCCCAAGGTCGTCATCAACAACCTTTACAAGCACACCCAGCTGGAAACGTCGTTTGCCGTGAACATGCTGGCGATCGATCACGGCCGGCCGAAGACGCTCAACTTGAAAGAGTTGATCAACTGTTACATCGAACACCGGCGCGAGGTTGTGGTACGGCGCACGAAGTTTGAATTGCGAAAAGCCGAGGATCGGGCCGAGGTTCTGGAAGGCTATTTGATCGCGCTGGCGAACCTGGATGAGTTCATTCACTTGATTCGAAGTTCCAACAACCGTGAGGAAGCAAAAATCAAACTTCTCGCATTTGAATTCACGCGCGCGCAGGTGCAGGGTTTCGGTCTCAGGCTCCGGAACGAGGCTCGTTTCAATAACGGCCGTTACTCACTCAGCGAGACGCAGGTCGGCGCCATTCTGGATCTACGGCTTTATCAGTTGACGGGACTGGAGATCGACAAGGTCGAAGCCGAGTACAAAACTTTGCTCGAAACCATCCGGGATTTGATGGATATCCTTGCCAAAGAGGCCCGTGTCCTGGCGATCATCAAGAGCGAATTGAAGGAGATCAAAGAGAAATATGCCACGCCTCGTCTGACCGATCTTGTGCCCGATGAAGGTGAGATTGCCATCGAGGATTTGATTGCGAATGAAGGCGTGATCATCACGCTTACGCACAACGGCCTGATCAAACGGACGAACACGAGTTCGTACCGTGCCCAGCGCCGGGGCGGCAAAGGCGTCATTGGCATGACCACGCGTGATGGTTCGGCCGTGGACGGAGAGGAGGCGGACTTCATCGAGCACCTGTTTACCGCCAGCACGCATGATTACCTGATGTTCTTCACGAACACCGGGCGTGTTTACGTTGAACGTGTGCATGAAATCCCCGACATGGGGCGGGCAGCGAAGGGCCGGAGCATCGCAAATCTGCTGGAATTGAAGACCGGCGAAACCGTGGCCGCGCTCATCCGTATCCTTGCCAAGTCGGGCCCGAACAATGACGACCAGACTTGGCAGCAACCGGGTTTTATTTTCTTTGCAACGAAACGGGGAACGGTAAAAAAAACCGCACTCGATGAGTTTGCCAATATCCGCAAGGGTGGAATCATCGCCATCGGCATCGAACCGGGAGACGCATTGATTGACGTCAAATCGACGACCGGACAGAGCGAAGTCGTGCTCATCACCCGGGATGGAATGAGCATCCGGTTCGGAGAGGAGGACGTGCGTTCGATGGGTCGACCGGCAACTGGCGTGCGGGGAATCAATCTGGAAAAAGATGACGCGGTTGTCGCCGCCGCGGTTGTGGTTTCCGACGCGACATTGCTGGTCGCGGGAGAGCAGGGCGTTGGCAAACGGACAAGTTTCGAGGAGTATCGCAAGCAATCGCGCGGTGGCAAGGGCATCATTACGATGAAGACCACGGAAAAGACGGGCGCCGTGGTGGGCGCGCTTACCGTGAAGGACGAAGACGAGATTATGCTCATCACGGTGGGCGGCCAAATGGTCCGCACGTCCGTAAAAGACATTCGTGAGACCGGCCGCAACACACAAGGCGTCAAACTTATCAATTTGGAGACAGGCGATAAACTGCAGGCCATTGCGCCGGTCATCAGTGAAGAGAAGGGGGACGCCGACGAGAATCCCGCCCAGCAATGA
- a CDS encoding sigma-70 family RNA polymerase sigma factor: MSRKLDYPSVEDGRLVKAAQRGDMQAFEELVARHRDKIYGRAFSMMRNEEEAVDLSQEAWVKAWQRLKQFQGEASFVTWMTRIVINLCLDQLRKQKRLRAESIEQLDEDSGGVERQMPVTTPNPTERLERGELRRRIDDALARLSYEHRTVLVLHEFEDLEYKEIAKKMECSIGTVMSRLFYARRKMAVLLAGLKREQIR, translated from the coding sequence ATGTCGCGGAAACTAGATTACCCGTCGGTTGAGGACGGAAGGCTCGTTAAGGCTGCGCAGAGGGGCGACATGCAGGCGTTTGAAGAACTGGTCGCACGGCATCGGGACAAGATTTACGGGCGGGCTTTCAGCATGATGCGGAATGAGGAAGAAGCGGTTGATCTTTCACAGGAAGCATGGGTGAAGGCGTGGCAAAGGCTGAAGCAGTTCCAGGGTGAGGCGAGTTTTGTCACGTGGATGACACGAATCGTCATCAACCTGTGCCTCGACCAGTTGCGGAAGCAAAAACGGCTGCGGGCGGAATCAATCGAACAACTGGACGAGGATTCGGGCGGTGTGGAACGGCAGATGCCGGTGACAACACCGAATCCGACAGAAAGGTTGGAACGGGGCGAGTTGCGGCGGCGTATTGACGACGCGCTCGCGAGACTGTCTTACGAACATCGAACAGTGCTTGTGTTGCACGAATTTGAAGATCTGGAATATAAAGAGATCGCCAAAAAAATGGAATGCTCAATCGGTACGGTAATGTCCCGGTTGTTCTATGCGCGGCGGAAAATGGCGGTGTTGCTGGCAGGGTTGAAGCGGGAACAAATCAGATGA
- a CDS encoding imidazoleglycerol-phosphate dehydratase produces MKKRHAQVKRVTKETSVIVRLNIDGRGESSVKTGLPFLDHMLTLFAKHAAVDLRLWCKGDLEVDAHHTTEDCGIALGQAFSGALGDKKGIRRYGAGFDPRNPFTGEAYVPMDECLARGVVDFSGRPVLIWRGLEDMAHKKITRAERNQDASSSFRFGLAKEFFQGFVNAARCSLHLELLYGDEPHHVVEALFKSFAKAVGFACQRDPRMAGVLPTTKGKL; encoded by the coding sequence ATGAAAAAGCGTCACGCTCAGGTGAAGCGAGTCACCAAAGAGACGAGCGTAATCGTCAGGCTGAACATCGATGGCAGGGGGGAGTCCTCGGTGAAGACGGGCCTTCCATTTTTGGACCACATGCTGACGCTCTTTGCGAAGCATGCGGCGGTGGATTTGCGCTTGTGGTGTAAAGGCGATCTTGAAGTCGACGCTCATCACACCACGGAGGATTGCGGTATCGCTTTGGGTCAGGCATTTTCTGGCGCCCTTGGCGACAAGAAGGGGATTCGGCGCTATGGTGCGGGGTTCGATCCCCGCAATCCGTTCACGGGGGAGGCGTATGTCCCGATGGACGAATGCCTGGCGCGGGGCGTTGTGGATTTCAGCGGGCGGCCTGTCCTGATCTGGCGCGGGCTGGAGGACATGGCACACAAGAAAATCACCCGCGCGGAAAGAAACCAGGACGCGTCGTCGTCGTTTCGTTTCGGCCTGGCAAAAGAATTCTTCCAAGGATTCGTCAATGCGGCGCGCTGCAGCCTCCATCTCGAGCTGCTTTACGGCGACGAACCTCATCACGTTGTCGAAGCGCTGTTCAAATCGTTTGCGAAAGCGGTGGGCTTTGCCTGCCAACGGGATCCGCGCATGGCCGGGGTCCTGCCCACCACCAAAGGGAAGTTGTAG
- the gyrB gene encoding DNA topoisomerase (ATP-hydrolyzing) subunit B, which yields MSENSESSENANREKQGAGDASEKYDASKIDKLEGLEAVRKRPGMYIGDPDERGLHHCVFEVLDNSVDEHLAGFCDRVELTIHVDGSVSIRDDGRGIPVDIHPKFKIPAVELVLTNLHAGGKFGQGAYKYSGGLHGVGAKCVNALSDWFKVEVSRDGQVYYMEFARGVTIRKLEVIGKSKHTGTLITFKPDPTIFTLTTEFKFDILANRLRELAFLNPGLEIVLKDERNEKSERFLYKDGIEEFVRQIGKGKQVIHPKPIVLSSKKDDVFVDCVLQYNDSYTDQILCFANSIANPDGGTHMTGFRTALTRAINQYARQNTLLKEKDPAISGDDVREGLVCVLSVKLPNPRFESQTKVKLVNTEIDGIVSSIVYEGLMTFLDANPSIAKRVIDKSLMAARAREAARKARETVRKSALTGGGLPGKLADCSDRDPANTELFIVEGDSAGGSAKQGRDRKFQAILPIRGKLINVEKARLNKVLDNNEIRTMITAIGTGIGDGEGEGAFNLEKLRYHKVIIMTDADVDGSHIRTLLLTFFYRQMTELVRKGFVYIAQPPLYAISRKKRVEYVDDDAQLNRILIHIGTEEVRLKNLADGLEFSQKQLAEILELLESLDKYASALRRHGGDFGDYVEHRQKRTQELPRHLVKVREGNDETVHYFHSEDELARFGADNPDLKLFGEEESDTAMIEKSRGPQSRRARHVELHESKAIVELLSKLAGKGLKVEHYAAQDKPLFELIEGDGEKAEVRPLFSIAEILGGVKAVGKRGIQITRFKGLGEMDAKELFATTMDPARRKLLRIDLTDAVEAEEMFTKLMGDEVEPRRQFIEDNALNVRNLDV from the coding sequence ATGTCCGAAAACTCCGAATCCTCTGAGAACGCGAATCGCGAAAAGCAAGGCGCCGGAGACGCCTCCGAAAAGTACGACGCATCTAAGATTGACAAATTGGAAGGCCTGGAGGCGGTGCGCAAACGGCCTGGGATGTACATTGGGGACCCTGACGAGCGCGGGTTGCATCATTGCGTATTTGAGGTGCTGGACAATTCGGTCGATGAACACCTGGCCGGCTTTTGCGACCGCGTCGAACTGACAATTCACGTGGATGGTTCTGTTTCCATCCGGGACGATGGACGGGGCATTCCGGTCGATATCCATCCAAAATTCAAAATCCCCGCGGTCGAACTTGTATTGACGAACCTGCACGCGGGCGGGAAGTTCGGCCAGGGGGCTTACAAATACTCCGGCGGCCTTCACGGTGTCGGCGCAAAATGTGTCAACGCGCTTTCGGACTGGTTCAAGGTGGAAGTGTCACGGGACGGACAGGTGTATTACATGGAGTTCGCCCGCGGTGTGACGATCCGGAAACTTGAGGTGATCGGGAAATCGAAGCATACCGGCACGCTGATCACCTTCAAACCTGACCCGACAATCTTTACTCTTACCACAGAGTTCAAATTTGACATTCTGGCGAACCGTTTGCGCGAACTGGCCTTTCTGAATCCCGGTCTGGAAATCGTTTTGAAAGATGAGCGTAACGAAAAAAGCGAACGCTTTCTTTACAAGGACGGTATTGAGGAATTCGTCAGACAAATCGGTAAAGGCAAACAGGTGATTCATCCCAAGCCGATCGTTTTAAGCTCAAAAAAGGACGACGTTTTCGTCGATTGTGTGCTGCAATACAACGACAGCTACACAGATCAGATTCTGTGTTTTGCCAACTCCATTGCCAACCCGGATGGCGGCACGCACATGACCGGGTTTCGCACCGCACTCACGCGCGCGATTAACCAGTACGCAAGACAGAACACCCTCTTGAAGGAGAAGGATCCGGCGATCTCGGGCGATGATGTGCGCGAAGGGTTGGTCTGCGTGTTGAGTGTCAAACTGCCGAATCCCAGATTTGAGTCGCAAACCAAGGTCAAACTGGTGAACACCGAGATTGACGGTATTGTTTCGTCGATCGTGTATGAAGGGTTGATGACTTTTCTTGACGCGAATCCTTCAATCGCGAAGCGGGTGATTGACAAGTCGCTGATGGCCGCGCGGGCGCGCGAGGCGGCCCGCAAGGCACGGGAGACAGTGCGTAAGAGCGCTCTTACCGGCGGGGGACTTCCCGGAAAACTGGCGGATTGTTCGGACCGCGACCCGGCGAATACGGAACTATTCATTGTCGAGGGCGATTCCGCCGGTGGCTCGGCCAAGCAGGGCCGCGACCGCAAATTTCAGGCGATTCTCCCGATCCGCGGCAAGCTGATCAACGTGGAGAAGGCCCGATTGAACAAAGTGCTGGATAACAATGAAATCAGGACGATGATTACCGCCATTGGCACGGGGATCGGCGACGGCGAGGGAGAAGGCGCGTTCAATCTCGAAAAATTGCGCTATCATAAAGTTATCATCATGACGGACGCGGACGTTGACGGTTCGCACATTCGTACACTGTTGTTGACGTTTTTTTACCGTCAGATGACCGAACTGGTCCGAAAGGGCTTCGTTTACATCGCCCAGCCGCCCCTGTATGCAATTTCACGCAAAAAACGCGTTGAATACGTTGATGACGACGCGCAGTTGAACCGGATTCTGATTCATATTGGAACGGAAGAGGTGCGTTTGAAGAACCTCGCCGATGGCCTGGAATTCAGCCAGAAGCAACTGGCGGAAATCCTGGAGCTGCTCGAGTCACTCGATAAATACGCGAGCGCGTTGCGCCGGCATGGCGGTGACTTCGGGGACTATGTGGAGCACCGGCAGAAGAGGACCCAGGAACTGCCGAGGCACCTGGTCAAGGTGCGGGAAGGAAACGATGAGACTGTTCATTACTTTCACTCGGAAGATGAACTCGCCAGATTCGGAGCGGACAATCCCGATCTGAAATTGTTCGGCGAAGAGGAATCGGACACGGCGATGATCGAAAAATCCCGCGGTCCGCAGAGTCGACGGGCACGACACGTTGAGTTGCACGAAAGCAAGGCCATCGTCGAATTGCTTTCGAAGCTGGCAGGGAAGGGGCTGAAGGTTGAACATTACGCAGCCCAGGACAAACCTCTTTTCGAATTGATCGAAGGCGATGGGGAGAAAGCCGAGGTGCGTCCGCTCTTCTCCATTGCGGAGATCCTGGGCGGCGTGAAGGCAGTTGGCAAACGCGGCATTCAGATCACGCGCTTCAAAGGCCTGGGGGAAATGGACGCGAAGGAGCTTTTTGCGACAACCATGGACCCGGCCCGGCGAAAACTGCTGCGGATCGATTTAACCGACGCCGTCGAAGCCGAGGAAATGTTCACCAAACTGATGGGGGACGAAGTCGAACCGCGGAGGCAGTTCATCGAAGACAACGCGCTCAACGTGAGAAACCTGGATGTGTGA